The following are encoded together in the Candidatus Woesebacteria bacterium genome:
- the lexA gene encoding transcriptional repressor LexA, with amino-acid sequence MAPIVYKRQGQILDFIRQFIQTNKSAPTLRDIADAINVSSLATVHEHLTALEHKGLIKRKSGKTRSIELVGVGEELLEKEFEVPILGFIAAGAPIEPYTDPNASISIPNSFADSKKRIFVLKVRGESMIEAQIRDGDYVVIEQTDIAQNGDIVVALLDNGMATLKRFFKEATRIRLEPANQSMSPIFVKNVRVQGKVVGLIRKYKN; translated from the coding sequence ATGGCACCAATAGTTTACAAACGTCAGGGACAAATTCTCGATTTCATCCGTCAGTTTATACAGACAAACAAATCTGCACCCACACTTCGTGATATCGCCGATGCCATCAACGTTTCATCTTTGGCTACTGTTCATGAGCATTTGACCGCATTGGAACACAAAGGTTTGATAAAACGCAAAAGTGGGAAAACGCGATCGATAGAATTAGTCGGTGTTGGTGAGGAGTTGCTTGAAAAAGAGTTTGAAGTTCCCATACTTGGTTTTATTGCAGCGGGAGCCCCAATTGAACCTTATACCGATCCCAATGCAAGTATTTCAATTCCCAACTCTTTTGCCGATAGCAAAAAGCGTATCTTTGTTCTCAAGGTCAGGGGTGAATCAATGATCGAAGCACAAATCAGAGATGGAGATTATGTTGTCATCGAGCAAACTGATATTGCACAAAACGGGGATATTGTTGTTGCACTGCTTGATAACGGTATGGCAACACTCAAAAGATTTTTCAAAGAAGCAACTCGTATTCGATTGGAACCCGCCAATCAAAGCATGAGTCCAATATTTGTTAAAAATGTGAGAGTTCAAGGAAAAGTTGTGGGGCTTATAAGAAAGTATAAAAATTAA
- the eno gene encoding phosphopyruvate hydratase: MSTITKIWAREILDSRGVPTVEAACQLGTGHIAVTSVPAGVSTGTHEAVEMRDLDEKRFLGKGVLKAVKNINDILGPSLSGMPVENQNAIDDKLIALDGSSNKSKMGSNAILAVSQVVAKVAAYANNTTVYRWIASLAQGVGLSPVVHVPSPIFNMVNGGLHGSGNLDFQEFQVIPASSKSYTEALRTGSEIYMTLGKNLDRRGAVHSVGDEGGYAPNLFTNADALEVVVESIKETNYSLGRDVFLGLDVAASVFYKNGEYTIRDKSTPLKDEGLMEYYKSINNQYHLAILEDAFHEDAWDSWKKLYAEMKDQVTIVGDDLLATNPQRVAKAISEKACDAILVKPNQIGTVTETLKVIKQTRDAGWKVIVSHRSGETNDWFIADFAVGVGADFVKFGAPARGERVEKYNRLLTIEQELLKH, from the coding sequence ATGTCTACAATAACAAAAATATGGGCACGAGAAATTCTTGATTCGCGTGGTGTTCCTACCGTCGAGGCGGCGTGCCAGTTGGGGACAGGTCATATTGCGGTTACCAGTGTACCCGCGGGTGTATCAACAGGGACACATGAGGCAGTTGAAATGCGCGATCTGGACGAAAAACGTTTTTTGGGCAAGGGTGTTTTGAAAGCTGTCAAAAATATTAACGACATTTTAGGACCAAGTTTAAGCGGTATGCCTGTCGAGAATCAAAACGCCATTGATGACAAACTCATTGCTCTTGATGGCTCGTCAAATAAATCGAAAATGGGATCTAATGCTATTCTCGCCGTGTCGCAAGTTGTTGCTAAAGTGGCGGCTTACGCCAACAACACGACTGTCTATCGGTGGATTGCTTCGCTTGCACAAGGAGTTGGATTATCTCCCGTAGTCCACGTACCTTCACCTATATTTAACATGGTTAATGGTGGACTGCACGGCTCCGGAAATTTGGATTTTCAGGAGTTTCAGGTAATTCCCGCGTCGAGCAAATCATACACAGAAGCTCTGCGAACAGGATCGGAAATATATATGACTCTTGGTAAAAATTTAGATCGACGAGGTGCAGTGCATTCGGTTGGTGATGAAGGTGGCTATGCTCCAAATCTATTTACGAATGCCGATGCTCTCGAAGTGGTTGTCGAATCAATTAAGGAAACCAACTATTCGCTTGGTCGAGATGTATTTCTCGGACTTGATGTGGCAGCTAGCGTATTTTATAAAAACGGAGAATACACCATACGGGACAAATCGACACCCCTTAAAGACGAAGGACTGATGGAATATTACAAAAGTATAAATAATCAGTATCACCTGGCGATTTTAGAGGACGCATTTCATGAAGATGCGTGGGACAGCTGGAAGAAATTGTATGCTGAAATGAAAGATCAGGTTACGATTGTCGGTGATGATTTACTTGCAACCAATCCCCAACGTGTTGCAAAAGCCATATCGGAAAAAGCGTGTGATGCAATACTTGTTAAACCAAATCAGATTGGGACAGTTACGGAAACACTAAAAGTAATTAAGCAAACCAGAGACGCAGGTTGGAAGGTTATCGTGTCTCACAGATCGGGGGAAACAAATGACTGGTTCATCGCAGATTTTGCGGTCGGGGTGGGTGCTGACTTTGTTAAATTTGGAGCACCGGCAAGAGGGGAGAGAGTTGAAAAATACAATCGCCTTCTTACTATCGAACAAGAATTGTTGAAACATTAA
- a CDS encoding 2,3-bisphosphoglycerate-independent phosphoglycerate mutase, with amino-acid sequence MINKHKKCVVLAILDGWGIASEGPGNAITLANTPNIDRLTHSFPHTELSASGEAVGLPRGEDGNTETGHLNIGAGRIVYQDLERINMAIAEGSFFDNQVLNGAIDHATKNNSNVHYMGLIGAGGVHSDIHHLYALIQLAKRRNFERVYLHLFTDGRDSPTTAAKTYINELYEVLNKEHIGKVATLMGRYWAMDRDERWDRTKKAYEALTEGKGEKYVHVIDAVEASYNKGKTDEFIEPSIITDDKGDPVAIIKNNDALVFFNFRIDRPRQLTKAFVLKDFSNASELHEFDPYRIDYENTHNERLREKINTFDRRIFLSNIYFSTMTQYSKPIVEAGAKVAFPPVPVVDPLGKIISENNLMQLRITESEKERFVTFYFNGLQEEPYKGEKRIIIQSPQVPTYDQKPEMSSQKLLDTLLKEMTTCKYSLIVVNFPNVDMVGHTGNIGPAVKAVETVDYCIGKIANYVLAYDGVLIIIADHGNAEEMINLTTGEIDTEHSTNKVPFIAVDAKLMGKNITLTPGILADVAPTILSLLNITIPQVMTGRDLLKGLKD; translated from the coding sequence ATGATAAATAAACATAAAAAATGTGTCGTATTGGCAATTCTTGACGGTTGGGGAATTGCATCGGAAGGACCGGGTAACGCCATAACTTTAGCCAATACTCCCAATATCGACCGATTGACACATTCCTTTCCACATACTGAGCTTTCTGCCTCGGGTGAAGCAGTCGGATTACCTCGAGGTGAAGATGGAAATACTGAAACCGGACACTTAAACATTGGAGCAGGGAGAATTGTTTATCAAGATCTTGAAAGAATAAATATGGCAATAGCTGAAGGATCCTTTTTTGACAACCAAGTCTTAAATGGCGCAATCGATCACGCCACAAAAAACAACTCCAATGTTCATTATATGGGTTTAATCGGCGCTGGCGGCGTCCATTCCGATATTCATCATTTATATGCACTCATTCAATTGGCAAAACGCAGAAATTTTGAAAGGGTGTATCTACATCTTTTTACAGACGGAAGAGATTCTCCCACAACTGCCGCAAAAACATATATTAATGAATTATACGAAGTATTGAACAAAGAACATATCGGAAAAGTAGCAACTTTGATGGGGAGATATTGGGCGATGGATCGAGATGAAAGATGGGATAGAACCAAAAAAGCTTACGAAGCGTTAACGGAAGGCAAAGGAGAGAAATATGTACATGTCATTGATGCCGTTGAAGCCTCATATAACAAAGGTAAAACCGATGAATTTATCGAGCCAAGTATCATTACCGATGACAAAGGTGATCCTGTGGCGATTATTAAAAACAATGACGCATTGGTATTTTTTAACTTCCGAATAGATCGGCCACGACAACTTACCAAAGCTTTCGTGCTTAAAGATTTCTCGAACGCTTCCGAACTTCACGAATTTGATCCGTATCGAATCGACTATGAAAATACTCACAATGAACGCCTGCGTGAAAAAATTAACACTTTTGACAGACGGATATTTTTATCAAATATTTATTTTTCAACCATGACACAATACAGTAAACCTATTGTGGAAGCAGGAGCGAAAGTTGCTTTCCCCCCTGTTCCCGTTGTGGATCCGCTTGGAAAAATAATATCCGAAAATAACTTGATGCAGCTGAGAATAACAGAATCGGAAAAAGAACGTTTTGTGACTTTTTATTTTAATGGCTTACAAGAAGAACCATACAAGGGCGAAAAACGGATAATTATCCAATCACCACAAGTTCCAACGTATGATCAAAAGCCGGAAATGTCGTCGCAGAAATTACTTGATACCCTGCTTAAGGAAATGACTACATGTAAGTATTCGTTGATAGTTGTTAATTTCCCGAATGTCGACATGGTTGGCCATACAGGCAATATCGGTCCTGCAGTTAAGGCTGTGGAGACGGTTGATTATTGTATTGGAAAAATTGCAAATTATGTTCTCGCGTATGATGGCGTACTCATTATTATTGCTGACCATGGCAATGCTGAAGAGATGATAAATCTAACAACAGGCGAGATCGATACCGAACATAGCACCAACAAGGTGCCGTTTATTGCCGTGGATGCAAAACTTATGGGGAAAAATATTACCTTGACTCCGGGGATTCTTGCTGATGTGGCACCTACAATTTTGTCGTTATTGAATATCACCATCCCCCAAGTAATGACAGGAAGGGATTTACTCAAAGGTCTTAAGGACTAA